Proteins encoded in a region of the Halostella limicola genome:
- a CDS encoding CARDB domain-containing protein codes for MNGPPPDDPEEDVLAGGEDAYSALRDPTVLLLFAIVLATLVAMVAGFGGTGALAGNESNEPTFPILDLGDEGPSTDVVELRVAVNQSSVRPGDAVAMTVTRVDGTPVPNASVRVGGRTHVTDENGTVVVRFDGGEHVVSATASANGTQFVDARRTVVVERYVTDLTLRANATNVTAGDAVRFAVTDGEEGVPATVSVAGSRHATNESGVAVVTLDRAGEFTAAAHKADTPSRRFNGSSVTVSVTRRTATLSVAVESSDPVAHEPVPVRVTRDDTGGPADATVTVDGEQYRTDEDGRVNVTADAVGDLPLTATAADTPAVTFRPAERTLSVSRRPVSLSLSANRTTVPEGEAVQFVLTRTDTGASVDGTVTVNGTEYRTDANGTVAATFTEPGRVIVRGAREDSATETFGTASEIVTVRGPAYSLSSFEAPTAAEAGENVTATVTVTNDGNEPGDGTVEYRFDGTVLDERRVALDPDESTTVTFEAAIPADAEPGDYRQATVTADGTLDEPITVTNGNETSA; via the coding sequence GTGAACGGACCACCACCCGACGATCCGGAGGAGGACGTGCTCGCGGGCGGGGAGGACGCCTACAGCGCGCTCCGCGACCCGACCGTGCTCCTCCTGTTCGCCATCGTCCTCGCGACGCTCGTCGCCATGGTGGCCGGGTTCGGCGGTACGGGGGCGCTCGCGGGCAACGAGAGCAACGAGCCGACGTTCCCCATCCTCGACCTCGGCGACGAGGGCCCGTCGACCGACGTGGTCGAGCTCCGCGTCGCCGTCAATCAGTCGTCCGTCCGGCCCGGCGACGCGGTCGCGATGACCGTCACGCGGGTCGACGGCACCCCGGTACCGAACGCGTCCGTCCGCGTCGGCGGGCGGACCCACGTCACCGACGAGAACGGGACGGTCGTCGTCAGGTTCGACGGCGGCGAGCACGTCGTCTCGGCGACCGCCTCGGCGAACGGCACCCAGTTCGTCGACGCGCGTCGAACCGTCGTCGTCGAGCGGTACGTGACGGATCTGACCCTGCGGGCGAACGCGACGAACGTCACGGCCGGCGACGCGGTCCGCTTCGCCGTGACCGACGGCGAGGAGGGCGTCCCCGCCACGGTGTCGGTCGCCGGGAGTCGCCACGCCACGAACGAGAGCGGCGTCGCCGTCGTCACCCTCGACCGGGCGGGCGAGTTCACCGCCGCCGCACACAAGGCGGACACCCCGTCGCGGCGGTTCAACGGCAGCAGCGTCACGGTGTCGGTGACGCGCCGGACCGCGACGCTCTCGGTCGCCGTCGAATCGTCCGACCCGGTCGCGCACGAACCCGTCCCCGTGCGCGTCACGCGGGACGATACCGGCGGCCCGGCCGACGCGACCGTCACCGTCGACGGCGAGCAGTACCGGACCGACGAGGACGGTCGGGTCAACGTGACCGCGGACGCGGTCGGCGACCTCCCGCTAACGGCCACTGCGGCCGACACGCCGGCAGTCACGTTCCGGCCCGCGGAGCGCACGCTGTCGGTCTCGCGTCGGCCGGTCTCGCTTTCGCTGTCGGCGAACCGCACCACGGTGCCGGAAGGCGAGGCGGTTCAGTTCGTCCTGACGCGGACGGACACGGGAGCGAGCGTCGACGGGACGGTGACCGTGAACGGCACCGAGTACCGGACCGACGCGAACGGGACGGTCGCCGCGACGTTCACGGAGCCCGGCCGCGTCATCGTCCGCGGAGCCCGCGAGGACTCGGCGACGGAGACGTTCGGCACAGCGAGCGAGATCGTCACGGTCCGCGGCCCGGCGTACTCGCTCTCGTCGTTCGAGGCCCCGACGGCGGCCGAGGCCGGCGAGAACGTCACCGCGACCGTCACGGTCACCAACGACGGGAACGAACCCGGCGACGGGACCGTCGAGTACCGCTTCGACGGGACCGTCCTCGACGAGCGACGCGTCGCGCTGGACCCGGACGAGTCGACGACGGTGACGTTCGAGGCGGCCATCCCGGCGGACGCGGAGCCCGGCGACTACCGGCAGGCGACAGTCACCGCGGACGGTACTCTCGACGAACCGATAACAGTTACCAACGGGAACGAGACGTCGGCGTGA
- a CDS encoding CBS domain-containing protein, whose product MDIADIATREYVEVDADTRLGKVRSLFEEENPKGIIVTREGEYEGVVGERQLLQSHVEDDTKVAALVKPSRNAPAPKVDRTEDIRETARVLVEGGTKVAPVFEGGELWGIITEDAILQAVLENLDALDVGQIYTENVITITENDGVGKAINLMRENAISRLPVVDDDGMLSGVVTTHDIIDFVTRNEQRITGKGDRAGDLDRMLDIPAYDVMSSPVATTSVDESVRDAVEEMLDNDYSGLVVTPENDDRVVGGVLTRTDVLRALTYTEEEHMDVQITNIELLDTISRQDIRESIEQVSGKYSKMHVRHAHVRFQEHQEKLRGTPLILCQIRMRTNRGQMMGSGEGYGSKQAFHVALDKLERNVLEQKGMQSDEEYRGQLLRKLGEL is encoded by the coding sequence ATGGATATTGCTGACATCGCGACCCGCGAGTACGTCGAAGTCGACGCCGATACCAGACTCGGGAAGGTTCGGTCGCTGTTCGAGGAGGAAAACCCCAAAGGGATCATCGTCACTCGCGAGGGCGAGTACGAAGGGGTCGTCGGCGAACGGCAGCTCCTCCAGTCCCACGTCGAGGACGACACGAAAGTCGCCGCCCTGGTGAAACCGAGCCGGAACGCGCCCGCGCCGAAGGTCGACCGGACCGAGGACATCCGGGAGACCGCCCGGGTGCTCGTCGAGGGCGGCACCAAGGTCGCACCCGTCTTCGAGGGCGGCGAGCTGTGGGGCATCATCACGGAGGACGCCATCCTGCAGGCCGTCCTCGAGAACCTCGACGCGCTCGACGTGGGGCAGATCTACACCGAGAACGTCATCACGATCACCGAGAACGACGGCGTCGGGAAGGCGATCAACCTCATGCGCGAGAACGCCATCTCCCGGCTCCCGGTGGTCGACGACGACGGGATGCTCTCCGGGGTCGTCACCACCCACGACATCATCGACTTCGTCACCCGGAACGAACAGCGCATCACGGGCAAGGGCGACCGCGCCGGCGACTTGGACCGGATGCTCGACATCCCCGCCTACGACGTGATGTCCAGCCCCGTCGCGACGACCTCCGTCGACGAGAGCGTCCGCGACGCCGTCGAGGAGATGCTCGACAACGACTACTCCGGGCTGGTGGTCACCCCCGAGAACGACGACCGCGTCGTGGGCGGCGTCCTCACCCGGACCGACGTGCTCCGGGCGCTGACCTACACCGAGGAGGAGCACATGGACGTCCAGATCACCAACATCGAGCTCCTCGACACCATCTCCCGGCAGGACATCCGCGAGAGCATCGAGCAGGTGTCCGGCAAGTACAGCAAGATGCACGTGCGCCACGCCCACGTCCGCTTCCAGGAGCACCAGGAGAAGCTGCGGGGCACGCCGCTCATCCTCTGTCAGATCCGGATGCGGACGAACCGCGGCCAGATGATGGGCAGCGGCGAGGGGTACGGCTCGAAGCAGGCGTTCCACGTCGCGCTCGACAAGCTCGAACGGAACGTCCTCGAACAGAAGGGGATGCAGAGCGACGAGGAGTACCGCGGGCAGCTGCTCCGGAAGCTGGGCGAACTGTAG
- a CDS encoding CDC48 family AAA ATPase, which produces MNEVQLEVAKAYPNDSGRGIARLDPDTLLHLKLSPGDIIEIEGADTTAAKVWRADRQDWNTDTVRIDGFTRQNADVGIGERVTIRKAEATKADSLVLAPPEEASVQFGSDAAGMVKRQILKRPVVERDIVPVMSSTNHPFMRSPGQAIPLIAVETEPEGVVLITEDTDVELREEPISGFEKTGGGITYEDIGGLQSEIQRVREMVELPMKHPQIFKKLGIEPPQGVLLHGPPGTGKTLLAKAVANETSASFFSIAGPEIISKYYGESEQQLREIFEDATEEAPSIIFIDELDSIAPKREDVTGEVERRVVAQLLTMMDGLESRGQVIVIAATNRVDSVDPALRRPGRFDREIEIGVPDEMGREEILQIHTRGMPLSDDVNLGHLADETHGFVGADIESLTKEAAMKALRRYLPEIDLDEEDIPPSLIDRMIVKRQDFRGALNEVEPSAMREVLVELPKISWDDVGGLETAKEQVQESVEWPLSSPEKFDRLGIDPPSGVLLYGPPGTGKTLMAKAVANETNANFISVRGPQLLSKWVGESEKAIRQTFRKARQVSPTVIFFDELDSLAPSRGGDMGSNVSERVVNQLLTELDGLEDMEDVMVIGATNRPDMIDPALIRSGRFDRMVMIGQPDTEGRERILDIHTQDTPLAADVSLREIAEITDGYVGSDLESIAREAAIEALREDDEAEDVEMRHFRKAIENVRPTITEDILDYYERMEDEFKGGTAKPDRDRTGGRIGFQ; this is translated from the coding sequence ATGAATGAAGTCCAACTTGAGGTCGCAAAGGCGTACCCGAACGATTCGGGGCGCGGTATCGCACGCCTCGACCCGGACACGCTCCTCCATCTGAAGTTGAGCCCGGGTGACATCATCGAGATAGAGGGGGCAGACACCACCGCCGCGAAGGTGTGGCGCGCCGACCGGCAGGACTGGAACACCGACACCGTCCGAATCGACGGGTTCACGCGTCAGAACGCCGACGTCGGTATCGGCGAGCGCGTCACCATCCGGAAGGCGGAGGCGACGAAGGCCGACTCGCTGGTGCTCGCGCCGCCCGAGGAGGCGAGCGTCCAGTTCGGCAGCGACGCCGCCGGCATGGTGAAACGGCAGATCCTGAAGCGCCCGGTCGTCGAGCGCGACATCGTGCCCGTCATGTCGAGCACGAACCACCCGTTCATGCGCTCGCCGGGGCAGGCGATCCCGCTTATCGCCGTCGAGACCGAGCCCGAGGGCGTCGTCCTCATCACCGAGGACACGGACGTCGAGCTCCGCGAGGAGCCCATCTCGGGCTTCGAGAAGACCGGCGGCGGGATCACCTACGAGGACATCGGGGGACTACAGTCGGAGATCCAGCGGGTCCGGGAGATGGTCGAGCTCCCGATGAAACACCCGCAGATCTTCAAGAAACTGGGGATCGAGCCGCCGCAAGGCGTGCTCCTGCACGGCCCGCCCGGCACGGGGAAGACCCTGCTCGCCAAGGCCGTGGCCAACGAGACCTCTGCGAGTTTCTTCTCCATCGCCGGCCCCGAGATCATCTCCAAGTACTACGGGGAGTCCGAACAGCAGCTCCGGGAGATCTTCGAGGACGCGACCGAGGAGGCGCCCTCCATCATCTTCATCGACGAGCTCGACTCCATCGCGCCCAAGCGCGAGGACGTGACCGGCGAGGTGGAACGACGCGTCGTCGCGCAGCTGCTGACGATGATGGACGGCCTCGAATCCCGGGGTCAGGTCATCGTCATCGCCGCGACGAACCGGGTCGACTCCGTCGACCCCGCGCTCCGCCGTCCCGGCCGCTTCGACCGCGAGATCGAGATCGGCGTCCCCGACGAGATGGGCCGCGAGGAGATCCTCCAGATCCACACCCGCGGCATGCCGCTGTCGGACGACGTCAACCTCGGCCACCTCGCCGACGAGACCCACGGCTTCGTCGGCGCGGACATCGAGTCACTGACGAAGGAGGCCGCGATGAAGGCGCTGCGGCGGTACCTCCCCGAGATCGACTTGGACGAGGAGGACATCCCGCCGAGCCTCATCGACCGGATGATCGTCAAACGCCAGGACTTCCGCGGGGCGCTCAACGAGGTCGAACCGTCGGCGATGCGGGAGGTGCTCGTCGAGCTCCCGAAGATCTCGTGGGACGACGTCGGGGGCCTCGAAACCGCGAAAGAGCAGGTCCAGGAGAGCGTCGAGTGGCCGCTCTCCTCGCCCGAGAAGTTCGACCGCCTCGGCATCGACCCGCCGAGCGGCGTCCTGCTGTACGGCCCGCCCGGCACCGGGAAGACGCTGATGGCGAAAGCCGTCGCCAACGAGACCAACGCCAACTTCATCAGCGTCCGCGGCCCGCAGCTGCTGTCGAAGTGGGTCGGCGAGTCCGAGAAGGCGATCCGCCAGACCTTCCGGAAGGCCCGGCAGGTGTCGCCGACGGTGATCTTCTTCGACGAGCTCGACAGCCTCGCCCCCAGCCGCGGCGGCGACATGGGCAGCAACGTCAGCGAGCGCGTCGTCAACCAGCTCCTGACCGAACTCGACGGGCTGGAGGACATGGAGGACGTCATGGTCATCGGCGCGACCAACCGGCCGGACATGATCGACCCCGCGCTGATCCGTTCCGGGCGGTTCGACCGCATGGTGATGATCGGCCAGCCCGACACCGAGGGCCGCGAGCGGATCCTGGACATCCACACCCAGGACACGCCGCTCGCCGCCGACGTGTCGCTCCGGGAGATCGCCGAGATCACCGACGGCTACGTCGGGAGCGACCTGGAGAGTATCGCCCGCGAGGCCGCCATCGAGGCGCTCCGCGAGGACGACGAGGCCGAGGACGTCGAGATGCGCCACTTCCGCAAGGCAATCGAGAACGTCCGGCCGACGATCACCGAGGACATCCTCGACTACTACGAGCGCATGGAAGACGAGTTCAAGGGCGGCACCGCGAAGCCGGACCGCGACCGCACGGGCGGCCGCATCGGCTTCCAGTAG
- the radB gene encoding DNA repair and recombination protein RadB codes for MNHDSPIPTGCGPVDDLLDGGFERGTVTQVYGQPAAGKTNLALSAAVEAAADGGLAVFIDTEGLSLDRFEQLAQARADGGAVEDVTSNIVVESAYDFDEQAEAVRDAGEFAEEADLIVLDSATGFYRLERTGEGDAGEALRDVARQVTHLLSLARRHDLAVVVTNQVFTDPDSDRTRPLGGHTLEHWTGTVLRVDRFRGGNRRATLEKHRSKGAGETATFRITDTGLEAADEP; via the coding sequence GTGAACCACGACTCGCCGATACCGACCGGCTGCGGGCCCGTCGACGACCTGCTGGACGGCGGGTTCGAACGCGGCACCGTCACGCAGGTGTACGGCCAGCCGGCGGCCGGCAAGACGAACCTCGCGCTCTCGGCCGCGGTGGAGGCGGCCGCAGACGGCGGCCTCGCGGTGTTCATCGACACCGAGGGGCTGTCGCTCGACCGGTTCGAACAGCTCGCGCAGGCGCGCGCCGACGGCGGGGCCGTCGAGGACGTCACGTCGAACATCGTCGTCGAGTCCGCGTACGACTTCGACGAACAGGCCGAGGCGGTGCGGGACGCCGGCGAGTTCGCCGAGGAGGCGGACCTGATCGTCCTCGACAGCGCGACAGGATTCTACCGACTGGAGCGGACCGGCGAGGGCGACGCCGGCGAGGCGCTGCGGGACGTCGCCAGACAGGTGACGCACCTGCTGTCGCTGGCCCGGCGCCACGACCTCGCCGTCGTCGTGACGAACCAGGTGTTCACCGACCCCGACAGCGACCGCACGCGCCCGCTCGGCGGCCACACACTGGAGCACTGGACCGGGACGGTCCTGCGCGTCGACCGCTTCCGGGGCGGGAACCGCCGGGCGACGCTGGAGAAACACCGGTCGAAGGGCGCCGGCGAGACTGCGACGTTCCGCATCACCGACACCGGACTCGAAGCGGCCGACGAGCCGTAG
- a CDS encoding ABC transporter ATP-binding protein — protein sequence MTERLVSVDGLEKYYYEQDTLVDRLLGNDPVSVKAVDGVSFDIERGETLGLVGESGCGKSTTGETLLRLREATGGSVTFDGEAVFEMDDEALTEFRKRAQIVFQDPFSSLDPRMTAGDIVTEPLRIHDVGTKAERAERAGELLERVGLSAGQRDRYPSEFSGGQRQRIGIARALALEPEFVVLDEPVSALDVSVQAQILNLLEELQEELDLTYLFIAHDLSVVRHICDRVAVMYLGRVAEVGPTDEIFEAPEHPYTRALLESVPRASTDEQGRTVETLKGDVPSPRDPPSGCRFRTRCSEVIPPADLDIAQEDYRAIMTVRERIQADEVPVESVREDLGEAADPSAVAEAVSDRELDRSLPAPHDEQVREAFELLAAGNREDAAGLLRSHYESVCERVVPVLQERPHATACHLYDQPSEPREELVERSGEKRARSGDD from the coding sequence ATGACTGAGCGACTCGTCTCCGTCGACGGCCTGGAGAAGTACTACTACGAGCAGGACACGCTGGTCGACCGCCTGCTCGGCAACGACCCGGTGAGCGTCAAGGCCGTCGACGGCGTCTCCTTCGACATCGAGCGCGGGGAGACGCTCGGCCTCGTCGGCGAGTCCGGCTGCGGCAAGTCGACGACCGGCGAGACGCTGCTGCGCCTGCGGGAGGCGACCGGCGGGAGCGTCACCTTCGACGGCGAGGCGGTGTTCGAGATGGACGACGAGGCGCTGACGGAGTTCCGCAAGCGCGCCCAGATCGTCTTCCAGGACCCGTTCTCGTCGCTCGACCCGCGGATGACCGCCGGCGACATCGTCACGGAGCCGCTCCGGATCCACGACGTCGGGACGAAGGCGGAGCGCGCGGAACGGGCGGGCGAGCTGCTCGAACGCGTCGGGCTCTCCGCCGGGCAGCGCGACCGCTACCCGAGCGAGTTCTCCGGCGGGCAGCGCCAGCGGATCGGGATCGCGCGGGCGCTGGCGCTGGAGCCGGAGTTCGTCGTGCTCGACGAGCCGGTCTCGGCGCTCGACGTCTCCGTGCAGGCCCAGATCCTCAACCTGCTCGAGGAGCTTCAGGAGGAACTGGACCTGACCTACCTGTTCATCGCGCACGACCTCTCCGTCGTCCGGCACATCTGCGACCGCGTCGCCGTCATGTACCTCGGTAGAGTCGCCGAGGTGGGGCCGACCGACGAGATATTCGAGGCCCCCGAACACCCCTACACGCGGGCGCTCCTGGAGAGCGTCCCGCGGGCGTCGACCGACGAACAGGGCCGGACCGTCGAGACGCTGAAGGGCGACGTCCCCTCGCCGCGGGATCCGCCGAGCGGCTGTCGGTTCCGGACGCGCTGTTCCGAGGTCATCCCGCCGGCGGACCTCGATATCGCGCAGGAGGACTACCGCGCGATCATGACCGTCCGCGAACGGATCCAGGCCGACGAGGTGCCGGTCGAGAGCGTCCGAGAGGACCTCGGCGAGGCGGCGGACCCGAGCGCGGTCGCCGAGGCCGTCAGCGACCGCGAACTCGACCGCTCGCTCCCCGCGCCGCACGACGAGCAGGTTCGGGAGGCGTTCGAACTGCTCGCGGCGGGGAACCGCGAGGACGCCGCCGGACTGCTGCGCTCACACTACGAGAGCGTCTGCGAGCGGGTCGTGCCGGTGCTGCAGGAGCGCCCGCACGCGACGGCCTGCCACCTCTACGACCAACCGAGCGAACCGCGGGAGGAACTGGTCGAGCGCTCCGGCGAAAAGCGGGCTCGATCCGGCGACGACTGA
- the larC gene encoding nickel pincer cofactor biosynthesis protein LarC, with translation MRTLAFDGRTGASGDMVLGALVAAGADPAVLAPVEDALGVEYAVDEATKSGIAATNVRVLASGADDSDQATGDHHSHDSDRGDDGSADRGDGGHEHSHSHDHDHDHTHDAAHSHGHTHDDHSHDHAPIAEGRGPLRTYPEVVEIVEGMGLPEDVVADATAVFEVLGEAEAAVHGTDLSETHFHEVGADDAIADVVGAALLLDDLGVDRVVTTPVRTGGGTVEMSHGVYPVPAPAVVEIVERADWAVRGGPVERELLTPTGAAILAHFAEGGAELPALDVTASGYGAGGYDLDDRPNVLRAMVGEEHESGDAASAETADGGRLVRDDVAVLETNVDDVAPEVLGSLQETLSEAGARDVTIVPTTMKKSRPGHLVKVIAKPEDAEAVARRLAEETGTLGVREGGATHRWIAERAFETATLSVDGREYEVAVKVASNDEGEVYDVSAEYDDALAVAGETELPVREVLRRAESAVKE, from the coding sequence ATGCGAACACTCGCGTTCGACGGACGGACGGGTGCGAGCGGCGACATGGTGCTCGGCGCGCTCGTCGCCGCCGGGGCCGACCCCGCCGTCCTCGCTCCCGTCGAGGACGCCCTCGGCGTCGAATACGCCGTCGACGAGGCGACGAAGAGCGGTATCGCGGCGACGAACGTTCGGGTGCTGGCGTCCGGCGCGGACGACTCCGATCAGGCAACGGGCGACCATCACTCCCACGATTCGGATCGCGGCGACGACGGGTCGGCCGACCGCGGCGACGGCGGTCACGAGCACTCGCACAGCCACGACCACGATCACGACCACACCCACGACGCTGCTCATTCGCACGGCCACACCCACGATGACCACTCGCACGACCACGCCCCGATCGCCGAGGGGCGAGGCCCCCTCCGGACGTACCCGGAGGTCGTCGAGATAGTCGAGGGGATGGGTCTGCCCGAGGACGTCGTCGCGGACGCGACCGCCGTCTTCGAGGTCCTCGGCGAGGCGGAGGCGGCGGTCCACGGCACCGACCTCTCGGAGACGCACTTCCACGAGGTGGGCGCGGACGACGCGATCGCGGACGTGGTCGGCGCGGCGCTGCTGCTCGACGACCTCGGCGTCGACCGGGTCGTCACGACGCCCGTGCGGACCGGCGGCGGGACCGTCGAGATGAGTCACGGGGTCTACCCGGTGCCCGCGCCGGCGGTCGTCGAGATCGTCGAGCGCGCCGACTGGGCGGTGCGCGGCGGCCCCGTCGAACGGGAACTGCTCACGCCGACCGGCGCGGCGATCCTCGCGCACTTCGCGGAGGGCGGGGCGGAGCTCCCGGCCCTCGACGTGACTGCGTCGGGGTACGGCGCGGGCGGCTACGACCTCGACGACCGCCCGAACGTCCTGCGGGCGATGGTCGGCGAAGAGCACGAGAGCGGCGACGCGGCGAGCGCCGAGACCGCCGACGGCGGCCGGCTCGTCCGCGACGACGTGGCCGTGCTTGAGACGAACGTCGACGACGTGGCCCCCGAGGTGCTCGGGAGCCTGCAGGAGACGCTCTCCGAGGCAGGCGCGCGGGACGTGACGATCGTCCCGACGACGATGAAGAAGTCCCGGCCGGGCCACCTCGTGAAGGTGATCGCGAAGCCCGAGGACGCCGAGGCCGTCGCGCGCCGCCTCGCCGAGGAGACGGGGACCCTCGGGGTCCGCGAGGGCGGCGCGACCCACCGCTGGATCGCCGAGCGCGCCTTCGAGACGGCGACGCTCTCGGTGGACGGGCGCGAGTACGAGGTCGCCGTGAAAGTCGCCAGCAACGACGAGGGCGAGGTGTACGACGTGAGCGCGGAGTACGACGACGCCCTCGCGGTAGCCGGCGAGACGGAGCTCCCGGTCCGCGAGGTGCTGCGGCGGGCGGAGAGCGCCGTGAAAGAATAG
- a CDS encoding DMT family transporter: MSRYRNLSLFVLLAAMWGTAFMAIKAGLEYFPPVLFAAVRYDVAGVLMLGYAAYVVDDPFPRGRGQWALVAVGSALLIAAYHAFLFVGELNTTSAAAAVIVSLSPVLTTGFARLLLPSERMTAAGIAGLFLGLLGVAVLAQPDPSDLLADDVVAKLLVFAAAASFALGSVLTRRIDAEMPIETMEAWSMIGGALLMHGVSALLPNESIADVAWTPEAIAALAYLSVVASALGFLIYFDLLERLGPIEINLVSYVAPVFAAVSGWVFLDEVIGAPTVVGFLVIFAGFVLIKRRALLEEFDWLRRSTAE, translated from the coding sequence GTGAGCCGCTACCGGAACCTGTCGCTGTTCGTCCTGCTCGCCGCGATGTGGGGGACGGCGTTCATGGCGATCAAGGCCGGGCTGGAGTACTTCCCGCCCGTCCTGTTCGCCGCCGTCCGCTACGACGTCGCCGGCGTGTTGATGCTCGGCTACGCCGCGTACGTCGTCGACGACCCGTTCCCGCGGGGGCGCGGCCAGTGGGCGCTCGTCGCCGTCGGGTCGGCGCTGCTCATCGCCGCCTACCACGCGTTCCTCTTCGTCGGCGAACTGAACACCACGAGCGCCGCCGCGGCCGTCATCGTCTCGCTCTCGCCCGTGCTGACGACCGGGTTCGCGCGGCTGCTCCTGCCGAGCGAGCGGATGACGGCGGCGGGCATCGCCGGCCTCTTTCTCGGGCTGCTCGGCGTCGCCGTCCTCGCGCAGCCGGACCCGTCGGACCTGCTCGCCGACGACGTGGTAGCGAAGCTCCTCGTGTTCGCCGCGGCGGCCTCGTTCGCGCTGGGGAGCGTCCTCACCCGGCGCATCGACGCCGAGATGCCGATAGAGACGATGGAGGCGTGGTCGATGATCGGCGGCGCGCTCCTGATGCACGGCGTGAGCGCGCTACTGCCGAACGAGTCGATCGCGGACGTGGCGTGGACTCCGGAGGCGATCGCGGCGCTCGCGTACCTCTCCGTCGTGGCGAGCGCGCTGGGTTTCCTGATCTACTTCGACCTGCTGGAGCGGCTCGGCCCGATCGAGATCAACCTGGTGTCGTACGTCGCGCCGGTGTTCGCTGCGGTGTCGGGGTGGGTATTCCTCGACGAAGTCATCGGCGCGCCGACGGTCGTCGGCTTCCTCGTCATCTTCGCCGGGTTCGTCCTCATCAAGCGCCGAGCGCTGCTGGAGGAGTTCGACTGGCTCCGGCGCTCGACGGCGGAGTGA
- a CDS encoding lycopene cyclase domain-containing protein, whose protein sequence is MVPDIGVFGPYTYLVTEVVFGSVALALLVRANALRRAGKTIAALYPIAYVWDWYTLHVGVFAIELRTGVDFLGIPIEEHVFMVVVPALIIGMHETIHGSDFAEN, encoded by the coding sequence GTGGTCCCCGACATCGGCGTCTTCGGGCCGTACACGTACCTCGTGACGGAGGTCGTCTTCGGGAGCGTCGCGCTCGCGCTGCTGGTGCGCGCGAACGCCCTCCGCCGCGCCGGCAAAACGATCGCGGCGCTGTACCCCATCGCGTACGTCTGGGACTGGTACACTCTCCACGTCGGGGTCTTCGCCATCGAACTCCGGACAGGCGTCGACTTCCTCGGGATCCCGATCGAGGAACACGTCTTCATGGTCGTCGTACCGGCGCTGATAATCGGGATGCACGAGACCATCCACGGGTCGGACTTCGCCGAAAACTGA
- a CDS encoding manganese catalase family protein: MFFQDDELQFEVEVEEPDPHFAKLLQQAIGGVEGEMRVAMQYMFQAWALPEEHSDYRHMLMETAAEELGHIEMLATAVTKNLRGAPQELREEAKEDAAVAAAMTGQNPRQFLSSGLSAMPVDSNGVPFSGSWVVASGNLAADMYANVMAESTGRLLATRLYEYTNDEGMKDMLAYLIARDTMHQNQWLEVLNTFDDHLPIPASFPQEKENQEFNYSFMSTARDPHEDPEKPWTQGEAPDGTGQFSFLAEQPGGGPPGVGRADPTTNNEPEPE, encoded by the coding sequence GTGTTCTTTCAAGACGACGAACTGCAATTCGAGGTAGAGGTCGAGGAACCGGACCCGCACTTCGCGAAACTGCTCCAGCAGGCCATCGGCGGCGTCGAGGGGGAGATGCGCGTCGCGATGCAGTACATGTTCCAGGCGTGGGCGCTGCCGGAGGAGCACAGCGACTACCGCCACATGCTGATGGAGACGGCCGCGGAGGAGCTAGGTCACATCGAGATGCTGGCGACGGCGGTGACGAAGAACCTGCGCGGCGCGCCCCAGGAACTCCGCGAGGAGGCGAAGGAGGACGCCGCCGTCGCCGCGGCGATGACGGGGCAGAACCCGCGCCAGTTCCTGTCCTCGGGGCTGTCCGCGATGCCCGTCGACAGCAACGGCGTCCCGTTTAGCGGTAGCTGGGTCGTCGCGTCGGGCAACCTCGCGGCCGACATGTACGCCAACGTGATGGCCGAGTCGACGGGCCGCCTGCTGGCCACCCGGCTGTACGAGTACACGAACGACGAGGGGATGAAGGACATGCTCGCGTACCTCATCGCCCGCGACACGATGCACCAGAACCAGTGGCTGGAGGTACTGAACACGTTCGACGACCACCTGCCGATCCCGGCGAGCTTCCCGCAGGAGAAGGAGAACCAGGAGTTCAACTACTCCTTCATGTCGACGGCGCGGGACCCGCACGAGGACCCCGAGAAGCCGTGGACGCAGGGCGAGGCGCCCGACGGGACCGGCCAGTTCTCGTTCCTCGCCGAACAGCCCGGCGGCGGCCCGCCGGGCGTCGGCCGGGCTGACCCGACGACGAACAACGAACCGGAGCCCGAGTAA